One window of the Trifolium pratense cultivar HEN17-A07 linkage group LG2, ARS_RC_1.1, whole genome shotgun sequence genome contains the following:
- the LOC123908010 gene encoding beta-xylosidase/alpha-L-arabinofuranosidase 1-like — MAYTENREPKVFSVSSVFLCFTIFYATVLLNCNHVYGQTSTVFACDVAKNTNLSSYGFCDKSLSVEDRVSDLVKRLTLQEKIGNLGNSAVQVSRLGIPKYEWWSEALHGVSNIGPGTHFSSLVPGATSFPMPILTAASFNTSLFQAIGSVVSTEARAMYNVGLAGLTYWSPNINIFRDPRWGRGQETPGEDPLLSSKYAAGYVKGLQQTDDGDSDKLKVAACCKHYTAYDVDNWKGVQRYTFNAVVNQQDLDDTFQPPFKSCVIDGNVASVMCSYNKVNGKPTCADPDLLKGVIRGKWKLNGYIVSDCDSVEVLFKDQHYTKTPEEAAAKTILSGLDLDCGSYLGQYTEGAVKQGLVDEASINNAVSNNFATLMRLGFFDGDPSKQPYGKLGPKDVCTPENQELAREAARQGIVLLKNSPGSLPLSSKAIKSLAVIGPNANATRVMIGNYEGIPCKYTSPLQALTALVPTSYAPGCPDVQCANAQIDDATKIAESADATIIVVGANLAIEAESLDRVNILLPGQQQQLVSEVANASKGPVILVIMSGGGMDVSFAKSNDKITSILWVGYPGEAGGAAIADVIFGFYNPSGRLPMTWYPQSYVEKVPMTNMNMRADPDTGYPGRTYRFYKGETVFSFGDGISFGTVEHKIVKAPQLVSVPLAVDHECRSLQCKSLDVADEHCQNLAFDIHLTVKNMAKMSSSHTVLLFFTPPDVHNAPQKHLLGFEKMQLAGKSEGLVRFKVDVCKDLSVVDELGNRKVPLGEHMLHVGNLKYSLSVRI, encoded by the exons ATGGCATACACTGAAAACAGAGAACCGAAGGTTTTCTCTGTTTCCTCTGTTTTCCTGtgtttcacaattttttatgCAACAGTTTTATTGAACTGTAACCATGTTTATGGCCAAACATCAACTGTATTTGCCTGCGATGTTGCCAAGAATACGAATTTATCAAGTTATGGATTCTGTGACAAGTCATTGTCGGTTGAAGATAGGgtttcagacttggtgaagAGATTAACACTGCAAGAGAAAATAGGGAACCTTGGAAACTCTGCTGTTCAAGTGAGCAGACTTGGGATACCAAAGTATGAATGGTGGTCTGAAGCTCTTCATGGAGTTTCTAACATTGGTCCTGGTACACATTTTTCAAGTTTGGTTCCAGGTGCTACTAGTTTTCCTATGCCTATTCTTACTGCAGCTTCTTTCAACACTTCTCTCTTTCAAGCCATTGGAAGT GTTGTTTCAACTGAAGCAAGAGCAATGTACAATGTAGGGTTGGCTGGTTTGACATATTGGTCACCAAATATAAACATATTTAGAGATCCGAGATGGGGAAGGGGACAAGAAACACCAGGGGAAGACCCTTTGTTAAGTAGCAAATATGCAGCAGGATATGTGAAAGGTCTGCAACAAACTGATGATGGAGATTCCGACAAGCTTAAGGTTGCTGCTTGTTGCAAACATTATACAGCTTATGATGTTGATAACTGGAAAGGTGTTCAGCGTTACACCTTCAATGCTGTG GTGAATCAGCAAGATTTGGATGACACATTCCAACCTCCATTTAAGAGTTGTGTGATTGATGGGAATGTTGCTAGTGTGATGTGTTCCTACAACAAAGTCAATGGAAAGCCAACTTGTGCAGACCCTGACCTTCTTAAGGGAGTTATCAGAGGCAAATGGAAATTAAATGG ATATATAGTTTCCGACTGTGATTCAGTAGAAGTGCTTTTTAAAGATCAACATTATACCAAGACTCCTGAAGAAGCTGCAGCCAAAACCATACTGTCAG GATTAGATTTGGACTGTGGAAGTTATCTAGGCCAATATACAGAAGGTGCAGTAAAGCAAGGGCTTGTGGATGAAGCATCTATTAACAATGCTGTGTCGAACAATTTTGCAACATTGATGCGTCTTGGTTTCTTTGATGGTGATCCAAGCAAGCAACCTTATGGAAAACTTGGTCCAAAAGATGTGTGCACTCCAGAGAATCAAGAGCTAGCCCGTGAAGCTGCAAGACAAGGGATTGTGTTGCTTAAAAATAGTCCAGGATCATTGCCTCTAAGTTCCAAAGCCATTAAATCATTGGCAGTTATAGGACCTAATGCTAATGCTACAAGGGTCATGATTGGAAACTATGAAG GAATCCCTTGCAAATATACATCACCCTTGCAAGCCCTAACTGCGTTGGTTCCTACAAGTTATGCTCCTGGTTGTCCTGATGTGCAATGTGCCAATGCTCAGATAGACGATGCCACGAAGATTGCAGAGTCAGCAGATGCAACCATTATTGTTGTAGGTGCAAATCTAGCTATAGAAGCAGAAAGTCTTGATAGAGTTAACATTCTACTTCCAGGACAGCAACAACAGCTAGTGAGTGAAGTTGCAAATGCATCCAAAGGGCCTGTGATTCTTGTCATAATGTCTGGTGGTGGCATGGATGTTTCCTTTGCCAAAAGTAATGATAAAATCACAAGCATTTTGTGGGTTGGCTACCCTGGAGAAGCGGGTGGAGCTGCAATAGCTGATGTTATTTTTGGCTTCTATAATCCAA GTGGAAGGCTACCGATGACATGGTATCCACAATCATATGTAGAAAAGGTACCGATGACAAACATGAACATGAGAGCTGATCCTGATACTGGTTACCCTGGTAGGACTTACAGATTTTATAAAGGAGAAACTGTTTTCTCATTTGGAGACGGAATTAGTTTCGGCACGGTCGAACACAAAATAGTTAAAGCGCCTCAGTTGGTGTCCGTTCCTCTAGCCGTGGATCACGAATGTCGTTCCTTACAATGCAAGTCACTTGATGTTGCCGATGAGCATTGTCAAAACTTGGCATTTGATATTCATCTAACTGTCAAGAACATGGCGAAAATGAGTAGTAGCCATACAgtgttgttattttttacaCCTCCTGATGTGCACAATGCACCTCAGAAACACTTGTTGGGTTTTGAGAAAATGCAATTGGCTGGAAAATCGGAAGGATTGGTTAGGTTCAAGGTAGACGTTTGCAAAGATTTGAGTGTGGTTGATGAACTTGGAAACCGAAAAGTTCCATTGGGAGAGCACATGCTTCATGTTGGAAACTTGAAGTATTCATTGAGTGTAAGGATTTGA
- the LOC123908011 gene encoding soyasaponin III rhamnosyltransferase-like produces MGSIDNENVINNIDENKPLHIVMLPWLAMGHIYPYFEVAKILASKGHKVTFINSPKNIDQIPKPPKTIQPFINLVKLPLPYIEQLPQGAENTMDIQPNMNRYLKLAYEGLADDVTEILKTSKPDWVFYDFASGWLAPIAKSLNIASAHYNITPAWNKCFFDPPKDQVKTNFKLEDMCGPPKWVPFQTTIHLKPYEIIRAFTALRDESGGVAGFDLNKAYSSCDLFLLRTSRELEGEWLDYISEQYKVPVVPVGLLPPSMQIRDDEEEENNPDWVKIKGWLDSRESSSVVYIGFGSELKLSQKDLTELAHGIELSGLSFFWALKNLKEGTLELPEGFEDRTKERGVVWKTWAPQLKILAHGAIGGCMSHCGSGSVIEKIHFGHVLVTLPYLLDQCLFSRALVEKEVAIEVPRSDEDGSFTRDSVAHTLRLAIVDEEGSNLRNNAKEMGKVFSSKDIHNHYIDDLIAALYKYRVPSNSNN; encoded by the coding sequence ATGGGTTCAATTGATAATgaaaatgtcatcaacaacattGATGAAAACAAACCTCTTCATATTGTAATGCTTCCATGGCTAGCTATGGGACACATATACCCTTACTTTGAAGTAGCCAAAATTCTAGCTTCAAAGGGTCACAAAGTTACCTTCATAAACTCTCCCAAAAACATTGATCAAATTCCAAAACCCCCCAAAACCATTCAACCATTCATCAACTTAGTCAAGTTACCTTTACCATACATTGAACAACTTCCACAAGGTGCTGAAAACACTATGGACATTCAACCAAACATGAACCGTTACCTTAAACTAGCTTATGAAGGTCTTGCAGATGATGTTACTGAGATTCTCAAAACATCAAAACCTGACTGGGTTTTCTATGATTTTGCTTCTGGTTGGTTAGCACCAATAGCAAAAAGTCTCAACATTGCTTCTGCTCATTACAATATAACACCAGCTTGGAACAAATGTTTCTTTGATCCACCTAAGGATCAAGTcaaaacaaatttcaaacttGAAGATATGTGTGGTCCACCAAAATGGGTTCCTTTTCAAACAACTATTCATCTTAAGCCTTATGAGATTATTAGAGCTTTTACAGCTCTTAGAGATGAATCAGGTGGAGTAGCTGGTTTTGATTTGAATAAGGCTTATTCAAGTTGTGATCTTTTTCTTCTTAGAACATCAAGAGAGCTTGAAGGTGAATGGTTGGATTATATTTCTGAGCAGTACAAGGTTCCTGTTGTTCCTGTTGGGTTGCTTCCACCATCTATGCAGATAAGagatgatgaagaggaagagAATAATCCTGATTGGGTGAAAATCAAAGGGTGGTTGGATTCAAGAGAATCATCTTCTGTTGTTTACATTGGATTTGGAAGTGAGTTGAAGTTGAGTCAAAAAGATTTAACTGAATTAGCTCATGGAATTGAGCTTTCTGGTTTGTCTTTCTTTTGGGCTTTGAAGAATCTGAAAGAGGGCACACTTGAGTTACCTGAAGGATTCGAGGATCGGACGAAGGAACGCGGAGTTGTTTGGAAAACATGGGCACCTCAGCTTAAGATTTTAGCTCATGGAGCTATTGGTGGATGTATGAGTCATTGTGGTTCAGGTTCTGTTATTGAAAAGATTCATTTTGGACATGTTCTTGTGACACTACCTTATTTGCTTGATCAATGTTTGTTTTCAAGAGCATTGGTTGAAAAAGAAGTGGCTATTGAGGTACCAAGAAGTGATGAAGATGGATCTTTTACTAGGGATTCTGTGGCTCATACATTGAGGTTAGCAATTGTGGATGAAGAAGGAAGTAACTTAAGGAACAATGCTAAAGAGATGGGAAAAGTTTTCAGTTCAAAAGATATCCATAATCATTACATTGATGATCTCATTGCTGCTCTTTACAAGTATAGGGTTCCTTCCAATTCCAACAACTAA
- the LOC123911326 gene encoding soyasaponin III rhamnosyltransferase-like has protein sequence MDNNKNKPLHVVMFPWIAMGHMYPCFQVSKILAQNGHFVTLISTPSIIDRLPKLSQTLSTFIKLIKLPLSSHIDKNHLPQNSDSTMDIPSNKLYYLKLAYDCLQQSVAEILKTSNPDWVFYDFAASWLPQLVKGLNLNISCAYFSPCPAWSICFFDTPRQQLGDDVAAIRTNLEDYYGPPKWVSFPTKIGLRPYEVRKLLEDIKVNGTGASPVFDLNRANSDCDLFIIRSSRDLEGEWLDFLGEFYNKPVIPIGLLPPIRDSSSSDEVDDSPDWLQIKEWLDKQKGSSVVYIAFGSEVKLSQENLNELALGIEISKLPFFWVLRDLKNGFVKLPNGFEDRTKHHGIVWKNWAPQPRILGHGSIGGCLTHCGSGSMIENLYFGHVLVMLPFLLDQALYSRVMQEKKVGIEIVRNEEDGSFTRDCVAKALRFTMVDEEGSDYRKNAKEIGKKFSSMELNNQYVENFISSLQNYNL, from the coding sequence AtggacaacaacaaaaacaaacctCTACATGTTGTAATGTTCCCATGGATAGCCATGGGACACATGTACCCATGTTTTCAAGTTTCCAAAATCCTTGCACAAAATGGTCACTTTGTAACACTCATATCAACTCCTTCAATCATAGATCGTCTTCCTAAACTCTCACAAACACTATCAACATTCATTAAACTCATCAAACTTCCTTTATCATCTCACATAGACAAAAACCATCTTCCACAAAATTCAGATTCCACCATGGACATTCCTTCCAACAAACTCTATTACCTTAAATTAGCTTATGATTGTCTTCAACAATCTGTAGCTGAGATACTCAAAACTTCAAATCCTGATTGGGTTTTCTATGATTTTGCAGCTAGTTGGTTACCACAGTTAGTAAAAGGTTTGAATTTGAACATTTCATGTGCTTATTTTAGTCCTTGTCCTGCATGGAGCATATGTTTCTTTGACACACCAAGACAACAACTTGGTGATGATGTTGCAGCGATTCGAACAAATCTTGAAGATTACTATGGTCCTCCCAAATGGGTTTCTTTTCCTACAAAGATTGGTTTAAGACCTTATGAGGTAAGAAAATTACTTGAAGATATCAAAGTGAATGGAACAGGGGCTTCCCCTGTTTTTGATCTAAACAGAGCAAATTCAGATTGTGACTTGTTTATTATTAGAAGCTCAAGAGATCTTGAAGGAGAATGGTTAGATTTTCTTGGTGAGTTTTACAACAAACCTGTGATTCCTATTGGATTGCTTCCACCAATAAgagattcttcttcttctgatgAAGTTGATGATAGTCCTGATTGGCTTCAAATCAAAGAATGGTTAGACAAACAAAAAGGTTCATCTGTTGTTTACATTGCATTTGGGAGTGAAGTGAAATTGAGCCAAGAAAATCTCAATGAATTAGCTCTTGGAATTGAGATTTCTAAATTACCTTTCTTTTGGGTTTTGAGAGATTTGAAAAATGGTTTTGTTAAGTTACCAAATGGGTTTGAGGATAGGACAAAACATCATGGGATAGTGTGGAAAAATTGGGCCCCACAACCTAGAATCTTAGGTCATGGTTCTATTGGTGGTTGTTTGACTCATTGTGGTTCTGGTTCAATGATagaaaatctttattttggacATGTTCTTGTTATGTTACCTTTTTTATTGGATCAAGCTTTGTATTCAAGAGTAATGCAAGAGAAGAAAGTGGGAATTGAGATAGTTAGGAATGAAGAAGATGGATCATTTACAAGGGATTGTGTAGCTAAGGCATTGAGATTTACTATGGTGGATGAAGAAGGAAGTGATTATAGAAAAAATGCTAAAGAGATAGGGAAGAAATTTAGTAGCATGGAGCTAAATAATCAATATGTTGAAAACTTCATTTCTTCActtcaaaattataatttatag